One window of the Eucalyptus grandis isolate ANBG69807.140 chromosome 6, ASM1654582v1, whole genome shotgun sequence genome contains the following:
- the LOC104449409 gene encoding zinc finger CCCH domain-containing protein 62, translating into MEIDEKEDESAETVLSLVHAGQLEKLKVEQCKAYLRKNGLRLTGNKETLIQRIKEHIEIFTGKGEEKYPVSSFVLRCKGDACTGDVVMFEQNVYELFNIASRSASGPPCGKRIVAGRIVKESYGAAKQQHTFTIEVLWSKGEKPLPPLHPLLIKGRNLYRYNTMRQRWEDEGERAKALMEKHARGSLARSDREARLQDKERRKLKKESRTSRKQNIKKNGAQKISISTSKTGNEVAQLRGSSIAGIGQPIVRPIQMNSTENHRSRDQFQEKRGDPQNRGKSLSFMNTTKHELSHSRNDANLGNQRPNHNFSNINGAVQVPHWVHERQPLAIVNQHPRNFMGGQSKAAGSHNVAAILSKEDAILGTSASFCMSMENVGKGFRGEEGNYFLVSKPTWKM; encoded by the exons ATGGAGATTGATGAGAAAGAGGACGAGAGCGCAGAGACGGTTCTGTCGCTCGTACACG CTGGGCAACTTGAGAAACTGAAAGTGGAGCAGTGCAAAGCTTATCTGAGGAAGAATGGTTTGAGGCTGACGGGCAACAAGGAGACACTCATTCAGCGGATCAAGGAACATATAGA GATCTTCACTGGTAAGGGGGAGGAGAAGTATCCGGTGTCTAGTTTTGTATTGAGGTGCAAAG GTGATGCATGCACAGGCGATGTTGTCATGTTCGAACAGAATGTCTATGAACT ATTTAACATAGCATCTCGGAGTGCCAGTGGTCCTCCATGTGGAAAGAGAATTGTAGCAGGCCGTATTGTCAAAGAAAGCTACGGTGCTGCTAAACAACAGCATACTTTCACT ATAGAGGTTCTCTGGAGCAAAGGAGAGAAACCACTCCCTCCCCTTCATCCTCTGCTTATCAAGGGCCGAAATCTTTACCGTTACAACACCATGAGACAG AGATGGGAAGATGAAGGAGAGAGGGCCAAAGCATTGATGGAAAAGCATGCAAGGGGCTCATTAGCAAGGTCTGATAGAGAAGCACGACTCCAAGACAAGGAAAGGAGGAAACTTAAGAAGGAAAGCAG GACTTCCAGAAAACAGAACATTAAGAAGAACGGGGCTCAGAAAATATCAATCTCAACCTCAAAAACAGGTAATGAAGTGGCGCAATTAAGAGGATCATCTATTGCCGGTATTGGCCAGCCAATAGTTCGGCCTATACAGATGAATTCAACAGAAAACCATCGTAGCAGAGACCAGTTTCAAGAGAAACGTGGGGACCCTCAGAACCGGGGGAAAAGTTTGAGCTTTATGAATACAACTAAACATGAACTTTCTCATTCTCGGAACGATGCTAATTTGGGTAATCAGAGACctaatcataatttttcaaatataaatggAGCAGTGCAAGTACCGCACTGGGTTCATGAGAGGCAGCCATTGGCAATTGTGAATCAGCATCCAAGGAACTTCATGGGAGGGCAGAGCAAGGCCGCAGGAAGCCACAACGTTGCCGCTATTTTGAGCAAGGAAGATGCTATTTTGGGGACAAGTGCAAGTTTTTGCATGAGCATGGAGAACGTGGGCAAAGGTTTTAGGGGAGAAgagggaaattattttttggtttcCAAGCCGACTTGGAAAATGTAG
- the LOC104449410 gene encoding 25.3 kDa vesicle transport protein, with translation MVKLTMIARVTDGLPLAEGLDDGRDVKDAEFYKQQVKALFKNLSKGQNEPSRMSVETGPYYFHYIIEGRVCYLTMCDRSYPKKLAFQYLEDLKNEFGRVNGAQIETAARPYAFIKFDTFIQKTKKLYQDTRTQRNISKLNDELYEVHQIMTRNVQEVLGVGEKLDQVSEMSSRLTSESRIYADKARDLNRQALIRKWAPVAIVLGVVFLLFWVKSKIW, from the exons TGATCGCCCGCGTCACCGACGGCCTCCCGCTCGCGGAGGGGCTCGACGACGGCCGCGACGTGAAGGACGCCGAGTTCTACAAGCAGCAAGTCAAGGCGCTGTTCAAGAACCTCTCCAAGGGCCAGAACGAGCCCTCCAGAATGTCGGTCGAAACCGGCCCTTACTACTTCCA CTACATCATTGAAGGGCGTGTCTGTTACTTGACCATGTGCGATCGATCTTACCCCAAGAAGCTCGCGTTTCAGTACCTGGAGGACCTCAAGAATGAATTCGGGCGCGTGAATGGGGCGCAGATCGAAACCGCGGCTCGGCCGTACGCCTTCATCAAATTCG ATACGTTTATacagaaaacaaagaaactttATCAGGACACTCGTACCCAGAGGAACATTTCGAAGTTGAATGATGAACTCTATGAGGTCCACCAGATTATGACCCGCAATGTCCAAGAGGTACTTGGCGTTGGCGAAAAATTGGACC AGGTCAGTGAAATGTCTAGTCGGTTAACATCAGAATCTCGCATATATGCCGACAAGGCCAGAGACTTGAATCGACAG GCACTAATTCGAAAATGGGCCCCAGTTGCCATTGTTCTGGGAGTGGTCTTCCTTCTCTTCTGGGTCAAATCAAAGATATGGTGA